From one Gossypium hirsutum isolate 1008001.06 chromosome D08, Gossypium_hirsutum_v2.1, whole genome shotgun sequence genomic stretch:
- the LOC107909649 gene encoding tRNA (adenine(37)-N6)-methyltransferase isoform X1, with amino-acid sequence MSSTRYSILALALATLFSASSAISFYIWKKNLIEWDSKMKELQKSLNSALEKCAAERQGRIRAQQALRKAVVAQPQAKSENLDIPSYPMAPIGIVQSCFSTRNGTPRQPLLVPLARACLVFDSTRVPPASLEGLEEYSHCWIIYVFHLNTDLEKLWKHPSKSKFKAKVRVPRLKGGRLGVFATRSPHRPCPIGLTVAKVEAVQGNMLLLSGVDLVDGTPVLDIKPYLPYCDSIEGAVVPNWVMLDSMLSVASVGFSNDFSSSLLDCWKSVEKKSLYSSPDELKSLVKQALSWDIRSVSQRNRPHNNLLKIGSGDASDNASDLDDSQDGEASGELIYHLILDGMDFSYKIDGNGNVMVKEVHISSAISFGNEKRCNFLMWKDELK; translated from the exons ATGTCCTCCACCCGATACTCCATCTTAGCATTGGCACTTGCTACTCTGTTTTCTGCTTCTTCAGCTATCTCCT TTTATATATGGAAGAAAAATTTGATAGAATGGGATTCAAAGATGAAAGAGCTTCAAAAATCCCTCAATTCTGCTTTGGAAAAATGTGCTGCTGAAAGACAAGGTCGGATTAGGGCTCAACAG GCATTGAGGAAAGCAGTAGTCGCTCAACCACAAGCCAAGTCTGAGAATTTAGACATACCATCGTATCCAATGGCACCTATTGGTATCGTTCAATCTTGTTTTTCTACAAG GAATGGAACCCCTAGGCAACCTCTACTTGTCCCTCTTGCTAGGGCATGTTTGGTTTTTGATTCAACTAGAGTGCCTCCAGCATCACTTGAGGGTCTCGAGGAATACTCTCATTGCTGGATTATATATGTATTTCATTTGAATACAGATCTGGAAAAGTTATGGAAGCATCCATCTAAATCAAAGTTTAAGGCCAAG GTCAGAGTTCCAAGATTGAAAGGAGGAAGGCTGGGAGTTTTTGCTACACGATCTCCACATCGACCGTGTCCTATAGGACTTACTGTAGCAAAG GTGGAGGCAGTACAAGGAAATATGCTTCTACTCTCGGGAGTAGATCTAGTTGATGGAACA CCAGTGCTGGACATCAAACCGTATCTTCCATATTGTGACAGTATTGAAGGAGCAGTTGTACCTAACTGGGTCATG TTGGATAGTATGTTGTCAGTGGCTTCCGTTGGCTTCTCTAATGACTTCTCTTCCTCACTCCTGGACTGCTGGAAATCAGTG GAGAAGAAGTCCCTATATTCTTCACCAGATGAGCTCAAAAGCTTGGTAAAACAAGCCCTTTCATGGGATATTCGTTCGGTATCTCAACGAAACcgacctcataataatctcctCAAAATAGGAAGTGGTGATGCCTCTGATAATGCTTCAGATTTGGATGATTCCCAAGATGGAGAAGCTTCCGGAGAGTTAATTTATCACCTGATTTTGGATGGAATGGATTTCTCTTACAAGATTGATGGCAATGGCAATGTGATGGTGAAGGAAGTCCATATTTCATCTGCCATCTCCTTTGGTAATGAAAAACGTTGCAATTTCTTGATGTGGAAAGACGAGCTTAAATAA
- the LOC107909649 gene encoding tRNA (adenine(37)-N6)-methyltransferase isoform X2: MAPIGIVQSCFSTRNGTPRQPLLVPLARACLVFDSTRVPPASLEGLEEYSHCWIIYVFHLNTDLEKLWKHPSKSKFKAKVRVPRLKGGRLGVFATRSPHRPCPIGLTVAKVEAVQGNMLLLSGVDLVDGTPVLDIKPYLPYCDSIEGAVVPNWVMLDSMLSVASVGFSNDFSSSLLDCWKSVEKKSLYSSPDELKSLVKQALSWDIRSVSQRNRPHNNLLKIGSGDASDNASDLDDSQDGEASGELIYHLILDGMDFSYKIDGNGNVMVKEVHISSAISFGNEKRCNFLMWKDELK; encoded by the exons ATGGCACCTATTGGTATCGTTCAATCTTGTTTTTCTACAAG GAATGGAACCCCTAGGCAACCTCTACTTGTCCCTCTTGCTAGGGCATGTTTGGTTTTTGATTCAACTAGAGTGCCTCCAGCATCACTTGAGGGTCTCGAGGAATACTCTCATTGCTGGATTATATATGTATTTCATTTGAATACAGATCTGGAAAAGTTATGGAAGCATCCATCTAAATCAAAGTTTAAGGCCAAG GTCAGAGTTCCAAGATTGAAAGGAGGAAGGCTGGGAGTTTTTGCTACACGATCTCCACATCGACCGTGTCCTATAGGACTTACTGTAGCAAAG GTGGAGGCAGTACAAGGAAATATGCTTCTACTCTCGGGAGTAGATCTAGTTGATGGAACA CCAGTGCTGGACATCAAACCGTATCTTCCATATTGTGACAGTATTGAAGGAGCAGTTGTACCTAACTGGGTCATG TTGGATAGTATGTTGTCAGTGGCTTCCGTTGGCTTCTCTAATGACTTCTCTTCCTCACTCCTGGACTGCTGGAAATCAGTG GAGAAGAAGTCCCTATATTCTTCACCAGATGAGCTCAAAAGCTTGGTAAAACAAGCCCTTTCATGGGATATTCGTTCGGTATCTCAACGAAACcgacctcataataatctcctCAAAATAGGAAGTGGTGATGCCTCTGATAATGCTTCAGATTTGGATGATTCCCAAGATGGAGAAGCTTCCGGAGAGTTAATTTATCACCTGATTTTGGATGGAATGGATTTCTCTTACAAGATTGATGGCAATGGCAATGTGATGGTGAAGGAAGTCCATATTTCATCTGCCATCTCCTTTGGTAATGAAAAACGTTGCAATTTCTTGATGTGGAAAGACGAGCTTAAATAA